A single genomic interval of Candidatus Nomurabacteria bacterium harbors:
- a CDS encoding PH domain-containing protein, which translates to MAKKTVIPERFLKPGLSFIGKIQNDTDKSGFSSFCSFPQKVDFQGKDSGECVVLIVRRDPASLILNILGVIFLLLFPLFFFSVLGAIGVEGTSLASLGAGGSIFFILLAITIAFDTFVKWFFSVSIITDQRIVDVDFSNVLFHRFSEAQLEQIEDVTHTVAGIWGSIFDYGTVYIQTAGSKPEFEFINIPRPRDVQDTLLDLLEMKQKGQI; encoded by the coding sequence ATGGCTAAAAAGACCGTGATACCCGAGAGATTCCTTAAGCCGGGACTTTCTTTCATAGGTAAGATCCAGAATGATACTGATAAATCAGGTTTTTCCTCTTTTTGTTCATTTCCTCAGAAGGTGGATTTTCAGGGAAAGGATTCTGGGGAATGTGTTGTGTTGATAGTCAGGAGAGATCCGGCATCTTTGATCTTAAATATCCTTGGAGTGATCTTTTTATTGCTCTTCCCACTGTTCTTTTTTTCTGTACTGGGTGCGATAGGTGTAGAGGGAACATCCTTAGCTAGTTTAGGTGCTGGGGGGTCGATATTCTTTATACTACTGGCCATCACGATCGCATTTGATACCTTTGTTAAGTGGTTCTTTTCAGTGAGTATCATTACAGATCAAAGGATAGTAGATGTAGATTTCTCTAACGTACTATTTCACAGATTTTCTGAGGCACAATTAGAGCAGATCGAAGATGTCACTCATACTGTTGCAGGAATTTGGGGATCTATTTTTGATTACGGTACTGTTTATATCCAAACAGCTGGTTCAAAGCCGGAATTTGAATTCATCAACATCCCTAGACCACGAGATGTTCAGGATACCTTATTAGATTTACTTGAAATGAAACAGAAAGGACAGATCTAA
- the smpB gene encoding SsrA-binding protein SmpB, whose protein sequence is MGIKLITKNKKAYFNYEIKEKYEAGIQLLGSEVKAIKSGQVNISDSFVKIIGGEAFLWNADIPKYKYATVEGYDPFRSRKLLLKRAELRELQRKAESDRMTIVPLSVFLARGMVKLEIGLGKGKRSYEKKKRIKERDLERELHRERRSFMVK, encoded by the coding sequence ATGGGAATCAAATTGATAACCAAAAATAAGAAAGCCTATTTCAATTATGAGATCAAGGAAAAGTACGAAGCTGGTATTCAACTACTCGGATCAGAGGTCAAAGCGATCAAGAGTGGTCAAGTGAACATTTCTGATTCATTTGTTAAGATAATTGGTGGAGAAGCATTTTTGTGGAATGCCGACATCCCAAAATATAAATATGCAACTGTTGAGGGATACGACCCGTTTAGAAGTAGAAAACTACTATTAAAAAGGGCTGAATTGAGGGAATTACAACGTAAAGCTGAAAGTGATAGAATGACGATCGTTCCTTTATCCGTATTTTTAGCAAGAGGTATGGTAAAGCTAGAGATAGGTTTAGGAAAAGGTAAAAGATCGTATGAGAAGAAAAAGAGGATCAAAGAAAGGGATCTGGAAAGAGAGTTGCATAGAGAGAGACGCTCATTTATGGTAAAATAA